The DNA segment TGCAGAAGAGGAGCTCACGGTCGAAGACAAACTGCTGGCCAAGGTGCAAGAACTCACCGAGGACTTGCAGCGTGTCACCGCCGAATTCGCCAACTACCGCAAGCGTGTCGAGCGTGACCTCAGCATCGCCCGAGACAACGGCAAAGCCGGTGTCGTCACCGCCATGCTGGCACTCGCCGACGATGTTGAGCGGGCCCGCCAGCACGGTGATGTCACCGAGGGAAGCCCTCTGAAGGCCTTCACCGATAAATTCACGACCATCCTGGAAGGGCAGGGCGTGTCTCAGTTTGGCGAGGTCGGGGATGTGTTCGACGCTAACCGCCACTCTGCCATCCAAGATGAAGGCGGCGACGGGGAGAAGGTGTTGAGCGTGGTCCTCCGCAAGGGCTTCAACCTCGGCGACCGCGTACTCCGCGAAGCCATGGTGATTGTCCGTGGTGACGAGGGCACAGCTGTTGCTTCGGATGGTGACGAGTCCACCGAGACAAGCGCGGCGGAACAGTCCGACGCTGCTGGCGCAGACAAGTAACCTCATCTCATAACGTACGTAGTGGCGGCCTCCCCTGTGGGGTCGCCACTACGTTATGTGAGGACAGTCCAGCTCACGACTATGAGAACAGCTCAGACCACCATGGCTCATGAGACCCAGTTATGAGCATACAGATAAAGTTGAGTAGTATAGACTCAAGCTTAGATATTATCGACAGCACTAGTTTTAGCCTAGAGAGGAGGGGACGCCATGCAGCGAGAATGGGCCGATAAGGACTTTTACAAGGAACTCGGCGTCAGCAAAGACGCTACCCAAGACGAGATCAAAAAGGCGTATCGAAAACTCGCCCGCAGTCTCCACCCCGATGCCAACCCTGGCGACAAAGCCGCAGAAGAACGCTTCAAACGAGTCAGCGAAGCTAACTCCGTTCTCTCCGACCCGAAAGAGCGTAAAGAGTACGACGAACTCCGTGCCATGCTGTCCTCAGGATTCGGCGGGTTCGGGGGAAAAGGCGGTTTCGGCGCACCCGGGGGATTCGGCAATGGATATGGTCAGGGCGCCGGTGGCTTCACCGGATTCACCCCCGGCGGCGGTCACAGCTACACCTACGGCGCCGACGGCTTCGACATCGGCGATCTTGGCGACATCTTTGGCGGCGCAACCCAGAACGCCACAGGCGGAGCTGGCGGCATAGGCGATATTCTTGGTGGTCTCTTTAACCAACGCCGTGGTGGTGGCCACCGGTCTGAGTCATCGCAGCAATCCAACGGTGGTGCCAACATCACCACTTCCATCACCATTAGCTTCCGGGATGCAGCAAAAGGTGCCACCGTACCAATCCGCATCACTTCCAAGACAGCCTGCACCACCTGTCATGGCTCCGGGGCACGCCCCGGCACCGCCCCCCGCACCTGCCCCGAATGCAACGGGTCAGGCTTCCGGCACTCGACCCAAGGTGCCTTCCAATTCTCGCAACCCTGCACCAACTGCGGCGGTACCGGCACTATCATTGACGACCCCTGCCCCGACTGTGGTGGCAGCGGAGTCGTTACCCGCACCCGTACCCTCAATGTTCGTGTCCCCGCGGGCATTAAAGACGGCCAGAAGGTACGACTCAACGGCAAAGGCGAAGCCGGCCTGCGCGGCGCACCTCCTGGGGATCTCTTCGTGAAGATCAACATCACCCCCGACAAGGTCTTCCAACGCGACGGCAACAACCTGCTGGTGGACGTCCCCGTGTCCTTCTCGGAACTGGCGCTGGGTGCTACCATCACCGTCCCCACCCTGGACGGCACCGTCTCTATCCGCATTCCCGCCGGTAGTGCTGCCGACCAGGTGATGCGAGTCC comes from the Lawsonella clevelandensis genome and includes:
- the grpE gene encoding nucleotide exchange factor GrpE — protein: MTDASQNPTEGQPQADDTSDLHASATAADANPAADAADTAVATGDGADTASDSNAAGQAAATAEEELTVEDKLLAKVQELTEDLQRVTAEFANYRKRVERDLSIARDNGKAGVVTAMLALADDVERARQHGDVTEGSPLKAFTDKFTTILEGQGVSQFGEVGDVFDANRHSAIQDEGGDGEKVLSVVLRKGFNLGDRVLREAMVIVRGDEGTAVASDGDESTETSAAEQSDAAGADK
- the dnaJ gene encoding molecular chaperone DnaJ is translated as MQREWADKDFYKELGVSKDATQDEIKKAYRKLARSLHPDANPGDKAAEERFKRVSEANSVLSDPKERKEYDELRAMLSSGFGGFGGKGGFGAPGGFGNGYGQGAGGFTGFTPGGGHSYTYGADGFDIGDLGDIFGGATQNATGGAGGIGDILGGLFNQRRGGGHRSESSQQSNGGANITTSITISFRDAAKGATVPIRITSKTACTTCHGSGARPGTAPRTCPECNGSGFRHSTQGAFQFSQPCTNCGGTGTIIDDPCPDCGGSGVVTRTRTLNVRVPAGIKDGQKVRLNGKGEAGLRGAPPGDLFVKINITPDKVFQRDGNNLLVDVPVSFSELALGATITVPTLDGTVSIRIPAGSAADQVMRVRGRGIAPAKEPAGDLLATLKVQIPTHLDAASREALKSYAQAEQSSGFDPRAGWAGAV